ACACACACATCAGGGTTCTTTGGTATTTTGTGTCTTAACGTTCTCATAATTGACAGGAACTGTCAAACTAAAAGATGTGGGGGTGTTGGTGGACCTTGAGGCTGTCGAGCAGCACGGTGGAGGACGACTCCTCCATGGGAGACTCCTGACTGGCCCAGGAGCTGCCGGGCGGTCCGGCCTGGTGCCAGCTGTTGTCTGAAGCTGCAGAGGAGGCCGACGCCGGCAGGTAGTCCAGACCGAACCCGCTGACCGCTCctaaaaaacatcacaacaacCACATGTCAACATCTGGAAGCAAAAGCTCACAGTGAATCTGAACTCGAGGCTGAACAGACAGCTGTGAGTAAAGAACTACTTTCCCGACAGTGGTTCTGATTGTTCATCAGGATTATTTTAATTCAAGAGAAaagtttttttgctttttatctgTTGAAGTCGGCTTTtgtcaaaacagcagcagctaaaAACCTGTTCAAACAACTTAAACTTAAGATCTAAACAGTCCATACGAACCATCTGAACCCCGTCTTTCCGAACCCATGAACCCCGTCTCTCCGAAGTCCCTGAACTCTCCAAACCCTCTGAACCCTATCCCTCTGAACCCTATCCCTCTGAACCCTATCCCTCTGAACCCTATCCCTCTGAATTCCCTGAACTCTCCAAACCCTCCGAACCCTATCCCTCTGAACCCTATCCCTTCTGGATTCCCTGAACCCTCCAAACCCTCCGAACCCCTTAACTCTCCAAACCCTCCGAACCCTCTGAACCCCTTAACTCTCCAAACCCTCTGAACCCTATCCCTCCAGATTCCCCGAACCCTCCAAACCCTCTGAACCCTATCCCTCTGGATTCCCTGAACTCTCCAAACCCTCTGAACCCTATCCCTCTGGATTCCCCGAACCCTCCAAACCCTCTGAACCCTATCCCTCTGGATTCCCCGAACCCTCCAAACCCTCTGAACCCTATCCCTCTGGATTCCCCGAACCCTCCAAACCCTCTGAACCCTATCCCTCTGGATTCCCCGAACCCTCCAAACCCTCTGAACCCTATCCCTCTGGATTCCCCGAACCCTCCAAACCCTCTGAACCCTATCCCTCTGGATTCCCTGAACTCTCCAAACCCTCTGACCCCCCGTACCCTCCTAAAACTCCTCCCTCCAAACCCCTTGAACCCGTCCTCACCGGTCTTGTCAGCCTTCCAGCGGTCCACCACCCTGCGGTCCCGGCTGTCCGGAGTGCCTATGGGCCCGAAGTTAGAGAAAGGCATGGCTCCATGGTTGTGTGTCGGCGGGGAGGACGGCAGGCTGCTGGGGTTGGAGGAGTGGGGGGATTGGCTGGCCGGGGTGGAGTGATCTGCCAATCAGAACACAGCTTACATCAGCACCTTGTTTCACGgttatgaatataaatatattacatCTTTACAGGTGAGACGTACCTGAACtggcagggagggagggggacCAGGGAGTCCCTTCGAACAGGGAGTAGAGGGATGGTTCCTGGTGCATCATGGGAGTGTCGGGCTTGGAGCTGGGCGGCAGGTTCTTGCCGTAGGCCTGACTGAAGATGCTGTTCTGGTTGTACtcctgaacacacaaacacacaacaaatgaAGAGACAGATCTGATTGATCTTTGATCATGATATGAAGACACAATGTATAATGTTGTTCATAACTATCCCTTTAATACCTCTGGTTGTGGTTTGTGGTATTATTAGATTTATAAGGTGTTTGCAGGAATAGGATTCACTGGATTGTCCTCAAACAGAGGTTCTAATCTCGTTATTGAATATATAAATTTATTGTTCAATTTCCCAAATAAGTATTTTATCACAGTATTTATTAATACGGTGATACGAATGTGAACAGATGCCACATACCCTGGCAGATTTGATCTATCAGACATGCAGATGTAAGCATGTATGTTTTAACACGTGTTAACTGAATCCAGACAAAGTCCCTGAATGAATCTACTTCCACCTGGTGGTTGAACAATGTTACAACAGTTGCAGCAAACTTTCACTGTTTTCACTCATAACTTGAATATGTCTTTTGAAAACCAGCTGCTGCAGGACTTCTGCTTccatttcataaaataaagacaaccTTCAAAACAGTGTTCTAAAGTGAATAGTGAGTTTCATTCGGTGGTGAACTTAAGGAGGCAGAAGTCTGAGCAGGAGTTCATCTACAAACCCCCAGTCTCCcagataaaaacatgttgaaacaACTTCAGATCGCAACAGCCCTTCTGAACCCCCTGAACCCTGTACTTCTGAAGCCTCCGATCCCTCTCCCTTTGAACCGCGTGAACCCTCTGAAAACCTGTCCCT
The sequence above is drawn from the Micropterus dolomieu isolate WLL.071019.BEF.003 ecotype Adirondacks unplaced genomic scaffold, ASM2129224v1 contig_8913, whole genome shotgun sequence genome and encodes:
- the LOC123965235 gene encoding protein SMG7-like, which gives rise to MAAQDPLKLYEHQLQPPNMDKKIKYPNMQDFYWEPSYRIGDGLAVMADRIKRPPPGGICSEQDPSAGPRGPPFELPNQTRMENGPEVISQSSLLPMSGFPMQEYNQNSIFSQAYGKNLPPSSKPDTPMMHQEPSLYSLFEGTPWSPSLPASSDHSTPASQSPHSSNPSSLPSSPPTHNHGAMPFSNFGPIGTPDSRDRRVVDRWKADKTGAVSGFGLDYLPASASSAASDNSWHQAGPPGSSWASQESPMEESSSTVLLDSLK